A DNA window from Drosophila biarmipes strain raj3 chromosome 2R, RU_DBia_V1.1, whole genome shotgun sequence contains the following coding sequences:
- the LOC108022292 gene encoding uncharacterized protein LOC108022292, which translates to MRVAVAFAVFLAGLCVLSGLNAAPVVCNDGSGIQVSDGNGYQSQTQTGPGCQSQTSDDGSQSQSQSQTGNGYQSQTQCSGSSCGQFSPFPPLFTLRPFQPLQPITWRPFGQAGSYQAQQQTNVD; encoded by the exons ATGAGAGTCGCCGTCGCATTTGCTGTTTTTCTCGCCGGACTGTGCGTGCTGTCCGGACTGAAC GCGGCGCCCGTGGTGTGCAACGATGGCAGTGGCATCCAGGTGTCCGATGGCAACGGCTATCAAAGTCAGACGCAAACCGGCCCGGGCTGCCAGAGCCAGACCTCCGACGACGGGTCCCAGTCGCAGAGCCAGAGCCAAACGGGCAATGGCTACCAGTCGCAGACGCAGTGCAGCGGCTCCTCTTGCGGTCAGTTCAGCCCCTTCCCGCCCCTGTTCACCCTCAGGCCGTTCCAGCCCCTGCAGCCCATCACCTGGCGGCCGTTCGGCCAGGCAGGGAGCTACCAGGCGCAGCAGCAGACCAACGTCGATTAA